One genomic segment of Erythrolamprus reginae isolate rEryReg1 chromosome 2, rEryReg1.hap1, whole genome shotgun sequence includes these proteins:
- the ARHGDIA gene encoding rho GDP-dissociation inhibitor 1: protein MAEQEPTHEQLAQIAAENEEDEHSVNYKPPAQKSIQEIQELDKDDESLRKYKEALLGNVAITTDPTSPNVVVTKLTLVCATAPGPLELNLRGDLESFKKQSFVLKEGVEYRIKISFLVKKEIVSGLKYIQHTFRKGVKIDKTDYMVGSYGPRSEEYEFLTPLEEAPKGMLARGTYNIRSKFTDDDKTDHLSWEWNLTIKKEWKD from the exons ATGGCTGAGCAAGAGCCTACCCATGAGCAGCTGGCCCAGATTGCAGCTGAAAACGAGGAAGACGAGCACTCTGTCAACTACAAGCCCCCGGCTCAAAAGAGCATCCAGGAAATCCAGGAGCTGGACAAAGATGATGAAAGTCTACGCAAGTATAAGGAAGCCCTGCTGGGAAACGTTGCCATCACTACTG ACCCTACTAGTCCTAATGTGGTGGTAACAAAACTGACTTTGGTTTGTGCAACTGCTCCTGGTCCCTTGGAATTGAATCTGAGAG GTGATTTGGAGAGTTTCAAGAAACAATCATTTGTGCTGAAGGAAGGTGTAGAGTACCGGATAAAAATCTCTTTTCTG GTAAAGAAGGAGATTGTTTCAGGGCTAAAGTACATTCAACACACATTCAGGAAAGGAGTAAAAA tTGACAAGACTGACTATATGGTTGGAAGCTACGGGCCACGGTCTGAGGAATATGAGTTCCTAACCCCCCTGGAGGAAGCTCCTAAGGGCATGCTGGCCCGGGGCACTTACAACATCCGATCCAAATTTACAGATGATGATAAGACAGACCACCTTTCCTGGGAGTGGAACCTGACTATCAAGAAGGAGTGGAAAGATTAG